TCTTAAATCGGAACAAGATGAGGAGAAATATACCAGCACAGGTGGCGTCATGGCAACAGATTCCACTGATCAGTGAAAGTGCAGAGTCACAGTGATTATGAGTGAGGGGAGACACATGAGGTATGCTCACTTGGCCACATTTAGGAGGCACCGAGGTGACACCGATATTAGGAATACGATGAGGGAGACGACACAGAGATGACACAGCAATCTGTTAACGGAAGACCAAAAGCAACAACCTGGATTTCAAAACAAACCCAGGATTATATGGGTATGTTTTTGATGACTGAAAATGTCTTTGGGTCTGAATTTTGGAAGGAAGATCTTTGGATCAGATGCTAACAGGAagagaaaggtgtgtgtgtgtgtgtgtctggtagTGTTGTTGGTGATCGCTGCGGCTCAGAGAACGAGCCTAACGAGTGGGAGCATCTTTGGGTCGGTGAACAGAGCAGCCGAGGTCTCTGTTAGAAAGCCGCCTTCCCGCCTAGCTGCTGCTCAGTTTCCAGTGTACAGATCCACGGTGCTGGAGCTCAGGCCCCGGCTCTCCCTGAAGTTACCGCTTCCCCGAGTCTGACAGAACACGAGAGGTTAAAACATTAGATTTCCAGTGATATAAGAAAGATTTAACACAATGTTAAGGGTTTTCTACAAACTGTTCCTCACCTGGAATGACTCATCGCTGGTCCTGTTGAGATAATTCAAGGAAGCAGCTCGCTTCATgctgtgaaagaaaagaaaaagagtttATATTTGTGATGAAGGTGGCTGAACAgatgtttattgtgtttattttgcctGCTATTCATCATTCTGTGTGGCAGTTTTCTTACTTTGTGTTGCGGGGCTCAGGCGGTCCGTTGCCCTGCAGTTTCTTCACCAGCATCTCGCTACTGCGGCGCAAAACGTCTCTGAGCTTCCCCAGAGAGCCGGCACGCTGTAGGGCTCCGCTGCCgtcctgcagacacacacacacacacacacacacacacacacacacacacacatactcatcaACCATCAActcacccatccatccaccactGCAGATCAACTCACAACTCATCTGCTTTTTCACACTTCATTTGAGACTTTTATATGTGAAGAGTGCTAAATGTGCTTATGGATGTAAATGAAATAGCACTTTTGCACACGTATGTATGACTTTGCAAATCAGTGAACAGATCAGAAGactgacaaataaatgaagatgCTGCTGAAATTTGGCTAGAAATGTACAATGGATGCAGTAAAATATGGACATTTCAACATTATTCTCAGCATTACGGGAGCACTTAGGCACCACATAAAGCTTAGTTTACTTGCCAGAGGCAGCACTACTCATGTATAATGACTTCTGTTGCTCTGAAAGGAGCTTCcgaagtttgaaaaaaaataatgaccCTGATAATATCTTCAGGGTTATGTTGGCTTCAGCATGAGACTTAAAATTTTTAACAAAAGCCTGCTTCATGAACTAAAGGTGTGGTATTTGAAAGaggcagggagggtctaatAACATAAtgaattgcattatgggaaatgtaggatcaagtgtttttggagcttgatgtttactagggactaaaagtcaggatatttcaGCATGTGTGAGTCTGATtttgaacattattttttttgtttctgcctTGTGTGATTGTTTCAACTTTCTGGAAGTGCAATCCTAAATGACCAGAATAAAACTAaatctgcaaaacaaaatgttaagtTAAACAATTCCATATTATTTTACACATGTATTAAGCAAAAACCACGAGTCTTGTATGGTCTTGTGTGTGGTCTAATAATAGTATTATTTTACCAGACACAGATTATCCTTGGGTCAAGGTGACTCAAAGagttttcagtgttacagtctatttgtccatccatccattcattcattcttctaATTTTGTGGTAACTGTCAGCCACATATGTGGTAAATTAGAGAATGTGCGTTTAAGTCACTATCTAAACATAACAGTACATGAaccttcctctgttttttttttggaggttACATAGAGATCAACATTTAGAGGTGGAATAATGCAATACAGCTTCATTACCAGCAGGGGGAGCTGTgggtttatttgaggatttacaTGCAGCTGCCACAGATGACATTTGTTCCACTGTGCGGCTCGGCAGAAACATCAAAGAATCCCACTTTCAACAGATGgcacaataaaataatacaaatgtcTCAAcccaacagagagaaaagacaaagttcACAAATGAAAAACTTTATTTGAGAATACCAACAAGTGTTGATGCAATAATCTTCACAATGCAGAATGGTAAATATAATGCAGTCCTACTTACTAAGATAGTGCTTATAGACCTTACCATTTATGTTCTTCCACTTTAGGAAACTTAAGTCACACTATATATATGTCAAGAATAGACAGTTCAATAAATAAGCATTCCACTAACACAACATTATTGTCATAATTATGTGATGAACATAGTCAATTCTTTTGTTCAGAGTTGCATTAGAAGTATAGGTGTACTCATTGAAAGGAATGAAGAATCAAGGCAAGTAGCATACTGAAAAGCCGTATAGTGAATGCACTTGTCGAATCTAGAAATACAGCCTACAATTACACTTCCAAGATGTTAaattcatttacattcagttaGTTAAACATCTGAAATAACAGTTTGATCTCGTGGAAACACTCGCACTGTACTTTGGGGCGTCTAAAAACAGGATTCACCAAAGTGACAATGTTGACTTGCAAACAACTGTGTAAGAAAAAGGCAACACACTCCATTAAGCTTCGTGTTCAAAATACAGTATCCAGAGCGGGCACTGTGACTGTACCaccaaaacatacacaaacacacactaatactaCTGTGGAGTCCAGGCTTCCATTGAATTATAACACTAGCTTCTACTCCTACACCAACAGATATGTCGAAAAGGCAATTCTGGGCATTTTACGTCCATTATTTTAATGTCTAGTAATATTTTTGCAATTTCTCAGGAGGCCGATATCTGTGCCAGATGCTCTGGTTGGTCTCTGCTGTCATACTGGCTTCACAGCATCAGCCGATGTTGCTAATTCCCTTTGTAAATGCAAGGTACTGTGTACAAGAGCCAGTGAGAATGCTCTACCCAACCAAGGACACTCAAGCCGGTAAGAGCtacttgaaatgaaatcatCATGGCAACAACAGCTTGCTGTGGCAACATCTATGGCATGGTTGAATTACTACCGCCTTAATATTCAGCCACAAAATAAttaagcacatttaaaaaaaaaaaatgtaaacaaattcaTACAAAATTGAAATGAATAGGAAATATatctataaaaaagaaaaagaaaaggcaatGCTCCCTTCTCATTTCCCGCCAACTAGGCCGTAGAAATTACATAATTTGATCAGCACATGAAACTATACAGTACCATATCATAACAGTTCAGGCATTTGATCTCAGGCGTTAgttgaaaacaggaaacacacgAAAAAAAGTTACgttctttaaaaaacaaaaagatgctGATACGGCTAAATACAGGCACCGGGTTGAGGTCGTCTACTTTCAACTTGTTGTAGAAACAGGCTGCGAGTGCTCAAGGCAACAAACAAAGTCAGAGACCAATACAGAGCAACTGATGGAAATAAATCATTTCTTAAGATATATTGACTCAATAGTGACAGTAACTTCGTATCTGACTGTGGGTTGGAGTGAAGTCTGCCGATCCTCACACATCTTTCGGCATTTCTGTTTCGCCTTCTTCcaataaattacatttccaGCTCTTCTATCCTGCCAAATAAATCTACTATGCACATtatgaaaaattacaaatgGGTGCAGGAGAAAAATGTGCGGTTGACTTCCTCACAGGGAGAGATTACACACacgatgacttttttttttttaaatgttaagtgagagaaagaggcgAAGTCCGGACGTAGGGTTAGTGAGAGGAAAggatatagagagagagagtgtgacagaaagagagagaggaaatcaGGAAAATGCGGAGAGCAGAGATGAGAAGACCAAACGTCCCAGCAGTTGTCAAGTTGAGCAGTGGGGGACAGAGGTGGGCAACCCAGGAGAGAAGGGGGGCTTTCTCTgccgagtgtgtgtgtaggggggagCGGGGGGCACCGGGAATGGTAGAGGAGCTGTTCGTTTTTGTTGGGACAGAGAAGGCCAGAGGGAACGACAACACACATCCTTTTGCTATTGTGTtgggggaggagagaaggatgGAGGAATAATCTTGATGGCTTAGGCCtgataaaagagaaagagagaaacagacaaaacaacagcacacattGTGAGATTAAGAGCTCTGGGTTGGGCTTCCTATGCTACACACAGACTAGCACATTGCAGTTTCATCCCTTTTTTCTATACCTGACTACACTGACTATCCTTCAGCTCGGGGGTTATAGTTTTtcttacaaaaaaagaaaaaaagattgatCCTACACAAACGAAATAACCTGAAAGGAGTTGTGCTTCTGTTTGACAAATTACAGCTGTCTTAGGAGCTGCGCTGCAAAAAAAGAGCAGGTCAGTGATGCAGTGCTGTAGGTAGGTGGTTGCAGTCACTGTGACTCAGCTGTTTCTCTTTCCTATCTGGGTACCAAAAAAGCCTGAACTTGGCACAGTGCACCCAGCCAGTGACTGTGCACTGCAGATGTGGGACATCTGCAAGCATCAGCACTGAAATGGGTATATACACTGATGATAAGATGACATTGGGACTAATATCTCTGTCTACAGCAGTTTAAATTCTCCTTTTCTACAGAAACCTCGCATAAATCTCAGCAGGATAAGATTCCCAATACAAGGCTAGACTCTCCTTGTGTTCTAATAACTTAATAGATGACTAATGAACCAATTATCTagcttgtttatttcattactaTATACAAACCCACCCAAGCTTATTGTGTGTGGAATGAGAAGTCGAGAGGGAGAGTACAATCCACTGagtaaaagaaaaggaaatttGATTGACAGGCTGATTGGTTGTCATGGCAAGAGTAATCAACAAGGCAGTGAGTTAGTAACGagcaggaaaggaaaaaaaaggcaaaaggaTGAAATCtagaaaacatgcaaacaggCAAACATGACATTAAAGCGTCTAGCATAGAGCACAATACAGACACACGAGTCAAATCATGCAATTTGAACAGACACGCACGTACACATTGCTAATTAACCTAAACACAACCACAAGTTTGCTGACAGTTGTTGTCTCCTCGCTGTACGAATCCTGATTCAACATAAGACTCAGAGAATATGCTTCTAGGGAAGTTATTCTTAAATGAATCCCATCTGAATGAATTCATCACAAAACAGTAGCTtctttaaaatctaattctgaATTGAACTGCCGAGATCAGCTGTGTGAGTATGTAAACCGCTTCTCTAGCCGCAGTGACACATCAGACGTACTGAGAGCAGAGTGTAGACATGTTTAGGCATGTGAATGATGGTTCTGACTATCACATCACCTCTCAGCAAATACCTACACAGAAGCAGACAGGGCTTTACACGACTATTCTCTAAGACACAAGATAGCAGAATTATAGCTACATATGTTTGCAGCTTTgcaaatggatggatggatggatggatggagaaaaTTATATATAAGTCAAAAGCTAAAATTATGCGACAAACTAGCTTTCAGACACAATCAGCAAAAagcatgaggaaaaaaaaaatgtcatgagTACATTTTCCTGTTTGACTGTTAATTAAACTTGTGCTGCTGTGGCCGTGATGTGGATAATGAAATGCTAGCACACACCCAGCAATCCTCTGCATGCCATCACATGTTTCCAAGACAGACAGGTGCACACTCAGATGAATACACATGCAGCCCGTGCTTTTTGTGAATTTTGAAGCAATTTTGAGGtagctgtgctttgtgtgtgtgtgtgtgtatgtgtgtatatgtgtgtgtgtgtgtgtgtgtgtagacaagCGATCGCATTCACACGAGAGTAGGCAAACGTGAACCCCACCTTTCTAATATAATGTTACTCGCTCAGATGGAGCAGCAGACATCAAGTTAACAGACATTTCTCAACCATGtgaaaaacacagtgaacacaCATGGTCCATTAGTGTGCGTGTTAGGGGGGTGAGCCCGGCAGGCTGGCATTGCTGCATGCATGTTTGGACTTGGGTTGGTGCGGTGAAGGGCGTGGCTGCACTTagtgaggggagggggggaggaggaggaggaggagaggggaggcaCAGGCTCAGACAAGGCAACTCTGCTGGCACAGTCCTATCCTCTGGCTTATGTAAGCTTCACCACACGGCTTCTTGTAACTGGGACACATCTCTAGCAGTCTCTATTTAACTGCATACAGTGCTACGCCAAATGTCTCGCCTTCAGCTATGACCTCTTTACAAACAAGAAGAGGGGTGACAAATCCAATAGAAAATGTTGTGCGGAGATAAAAGCCCCTGCGGTGAATTGACACTAATGATTGTTGATCTGGGTGAGACAGAGCCAGAGTGGCCATAATGAGGCAATAAAACAGCAGGATGAACCATTACATATCAACCTCCCGGTTTACTGCGCAGAGGGACGAGCATCAAGGATATTGGGAATCCTGTCAATTGTGTTTAATGATCGAAACATGAGACATCCTAAATAGGGATTTAGACCTCTGTATCTGTGTCTCTgttaaagcaaataaatattttatttgttgccAGTGTGCCAGAGAATGAGCTTGTGCCTTTTTTTGTTACTGAACCGTGTGTGCAGAAAGCGTTGCCAGCAGTACAACCGCTTATTAAAACGAGACATTAGCATGTCATTGTCAAGCAATGAACAACAAAACGTGAACATGTAGTCAAAAGCAAAAAGATGCTGTCAAAAACCACAGGTCAGCATGCCAAGACACTCAATCAgctttacattttataaaaaggGATTTACAGCTAACGCTCATGGGAAGGACAAGACACATCTACAGGGAGTTAATGGACTGGTACAGATACAGTTCAATAAATACATCCAATTCCAGAAAGCTGGGAAATGATGCACTTATTGACATTGAAAATAGGTCACTAATTTGGGATGTACTGCAGTTTGTTTGACCATGATGAGGAGAGGGCTTCCTGAGCTTCCTGGCAGGCTTTGAGTATTTCAGTAAAGGAGCCAGAGTTAGCTTTCTGCTCTACTTCCGAATCAACCTCATCTAGAAAGGTTCCTCTTGTCTCATCTTTCAAAGTCTTAACAGTATTCTGTACCAGTCCACTCTCTCTGTGAAATTACTAACACCGCCTTGTTCTTCCAGTGAGGCTAGTGGCTGTGGTAACTCAACTGTAGTGGATATGTACTCACCCCGTTCCACTCCACGCCCATACTCACTTCCTCGCCGGTCTCAGAGCCGCTCTCATACTTAACGCTGGTCAGGCTGTCCCGGCTCCTCCGCCTGTCGCCCTCTCCGTCCTTCAGGATCTCCACCACACGTGTCTGGTGGATGGGGTCGATGCCCTGATGGGGACAACACACAGGTacaacacagagacaaatgTGTCATCAGAACGAGCAAAGAGGGAGACATTAGCTAGTCGATATGGGTGAGAGTGCACAGTTAAATGGAGGTATTAAAAGTGATTTGATGTTTCCTGTCTCTGCGTTGGAAGTATTGTCACGGTGGCATCACAGAGACAgggaaacattttaaatggctGTGAAATGGGAGTGATGTTaagggagggaggtggaggcTCTATAGGGGGCTATCAGTTATAGACAAACCACTTACTGTGTTGCTCTGGATCCAAAGCATTtgtagagaggaaaaaaaataatcatgagATTGACTGTGCTAACATGGGCTGGAACATATTTCAGAATTTACAGAAACAGGAACTGATAAGCTATCTGCATGTAGAGATGTATATTTTCAGTTTAGAAATGACGCTGACCTGCTTGCGAGACCTCACGGCGCACTCCTCGAGGGTCTCAGCAGCCTCTAGCTTGCCCTGTCGGCGGTACAGAGCCCCCAGGTTCCTCAGAGTGGTGTTCACTGTTGGGCTGGAAACAAAGGAGAcgggaaaacacaggaaaaacaatatttaccCAAAGGTCATACAAGGAACAGTTTGGTCTGAGCAGATTTATGTGTGACACTGCAAGAAAAggtttaaaatctaaaaaaataaagatgaaaatacAGACAACTACATTGCCTGCAAGCATTTATAACAGTGTTCTAAGCTCCTATTTAAACAAAACAGTGTCGGATAATCTGAGTGTTTGATCTCTGGCCTTTATGAGAGGTTTTATTCATGGCGTAGTTATAAAAGCACGTTTATCAGGCTCTGACTCACCTGTTGACTTTGCAGGCCTTGTACCAGCCTCCGTACTCTCCATATGGCGTGTTGTCTCTGTGCTTGCCCTGGAAGTAAATAAGGGAGAAGAGGAAATAAAGAGCGTGAAGGGGAGTGGTAGTTCAAACTGGATCGGCAgcatttttcctgtgtttacatgtaaCTATCATTTATCACTTATATTGTGTGTGCAAGACAGCTTCCTCAGAAACATAAGATTGTATTTCACTTTCCAGGAAGCGAAATAAACTgacttgtttttccatttcacaaCCTTGCATGTGACTGTTTGATTTATTTGCTCTGCTTTTGTTCAGAATGTCATGAAGATGATTACACAAAGCCCTCACCTtgctcatctcctctctctcctctgcatgCATCCAGATGGgcttgttttcagctgcagacagacacacaggagaGGTGTTCTATACACGGCACAACAGGACTGTAAACAGTTGAACTACTTGACCTCAGGATGTTTCACTGAATCCATGAATAACTATTCATGATGCACTGAGCAGGCTGAACTAGACACGTTACTGTACTGGCAAGGAAACTAAAATCTGACTCTCAGTGTGTCAAATCTATCTGAATCTTGAGCTGTTGATGTATTTAGTATTTAGTTAGTTTAATTAGTAAAATATATGATATGACACTTTGACTACCTTAAAAGAAGAAATGGAGACCACTCCTGTTGTTACAGTTGTTCTACATTTAATCCTCATATACATCTTTGCAGATTATAtcccaaaataaataaaaattaattatatgacagtgaaaagtgaaagaaGGTGACACTGGTGATGAAACAATGAAGAGACAATATGATCATTTAAATCTAAATATCAGCAAAGTAATACACAAATATTCCCCATCACACCTTTTTCAGATACTATAAACATAGCACTTATaactcctttaaaaaaacattttacaatatttacaacCACGTTTGgcaaaatattaactttttttattcacaGGGACACAATCTGTGGCTGGTAATGCTGCTATTTTGCTTCCTCTTAACCTTCAACCCACcaacaggttttaaaaaaaatctgaatcacTATTCTCAAGGTAAGTGACACGTGAAAAGTGAACCTGTGAGAAGAATTTTAGACACTTTTGCTTTTACTCAAAAAGCATCAGAGCTGTGCATTTTGCAAAAGTCACTTTCATACCCTTTTCAAAAAAGGCAATTTCATCCTTGAAGGGAAGCCATCAAAAAGCTTAGCTTCAactaaaaagagaagaaaattgCAAGAGTTTATCTTTCAGACAAGTAAACTCTTTATTTCTTCAAAATCTTTCTGTAAAGATTCTTTGAACCCTCTGAACGGTGAAGTTGGCACCCTGCTTAGAACAATGTCCACTTTTCAACCGCCTGTCCATCAGTGACTCTGCTTGCTGGTGTGACACAAACAGTAGACAATAGTGGAGCaggggaaaaacaacaaaaaaacaaatctaacGTGTATTTTGAGGGGCAATTTATTGTATCCCCTATGTAACCTATTTGTAAGATGATTGAAACAAGAATCTCCTATCTCTCACACAGAGAtataaaaaactattaaacatgTGCAGACATACAAGTTACCATATCTACTCCGAGGCCTTACCATCAACAGATCCAAACTCTTTCTCATGAGCACGAGTCAGAATCTCTTTGTACAGAATCTCAGCCTCCTTGTATTTTCCCTGTTTGAGAAAGCAGGATGCCTGGAGAAGACAGAGGAGTGAAAGCACATTTTAGCGTTGGATCCGACGGGCCTATTGACTCATAATGTGTCCCCTGAGAGAGCAGGAACAGTCTTCCAGCATATTTCTCCTGCACACTGTGGCTCATGAAAAATGATAAAGCACCACAGAGCCTCCCTCAGTGTCTGCATAGAGCCTCTCCATCATCAGGAAGGGCCTTAGAGAGCTACAAGAAGCAAGGCAGCTGACAAAGGACTGTTGGCTTTGTACACAACAAGCAATGCTAATTGAAATTATTATATAAACACTTGTGAAGATGATGATACTCCTGCTGAAAGAGTAAAATGACAAACTCCCAAGAACGTCAATGTGTTGAAATATTGCACGACTCAGCTCACAGTTCAtcactttcattaaaaaaaaaaaaaggcgttTTGTAAAATATGGCACTGTGAAAACCTGAAAAACATTAGTTAAATAAAAGAGGCTTTGCAGGCAGAAAGCAGTCACAGTTTACATGCTGAACAAATAAGTGCTCTCAATGAAGGAACACTCTGTCTGTGTTTACCTTAGCACATTCACAACTCACTAGGGACTGCATCTCTTGTCAAAATTAATAGTAGTCAAAGTGATTGGGTTTCACGGCTCATATTTtgtgggggggaaaaaaaaaggaaaaagcaccAACAAAGTTGATGTGATAACTTCTCTCTCACCAGGTTGTTCTTGGTTTTGGCCACATTGGGATCATCTGGGCCCAGCCTGCACTCGTAGATCTCAAGGGCACGGCAGTAGTAGTACTCCACCTCCTCATACTTGCCCTGATTCTGGCACAGCAGAGCAAGGTTGTTCAGCTGTTTGGCCACATCTGGGTGGTCCTTCCCCAGGACCTGACGGAAACAAATGTTTGGATTTAGCATTTCAGTTATGTGTCTCAGTACTTCTCTGTGCACCTCTCCCTTCTCTACCTTCCATCTCTCTGTGCTGCACGTCTGCCTGCTGCGGGCAGTCAGAAGATGTAATAAAAAGCTGGCTGATCAATAGAGGGTACAGAATAGAGCTCTCAGGCAAACAGAGACTCATTGTACCCTGCTGAGCTCTGTAGCTTTGTCATGTCTCCTATCTATCTCCTGCCTCGCTCCCCCAACGCCTGCTACCCAGTTTCCGCTGTGCTCTCAATTAAACCCTCTGACACAGGCATGGCCCCCAGTGGAAACTTCACAGACAATTTAAGAAAATCATTTGCTCTTTTTACTATTAATAGTCGCCGGTGTTACAGTAGCTCCAactgacattttggaaatattaTTGCTGTTAATTACTTTATTACAATGAGCTAATTGTTCACCAGTTTTGCCTTGAGATGAGGCCTTGATAGCAGTGCTGTGGTGCAATCCAGGGATGTGGCCTACCTTTTCTCTGATCTCCAGAGCTCTCTTACACAGAGGCTCAGCCTCCTTGTACTTCCCTCTCTTTCCATACAGCACGGCCAAGTTGTTCAGCGTTGCAGCAACCTGGACACCACatacagaaacagacaaaaccaGAATAAGCTGCTTATATACACTTCTTTGCTTTAGAACAGGCAGTTTAGCTTCACAATGTAAGAACTTAATTTACTGATGTCTAAGCCACCTGGATTACAAAGGATGATAGTAAACAGCCTTTGTTTCATTATTCTGTGTCGAGGTTCAGATGAAGTGACAAGAGTCACGATGTGAGGCAAATTGCAAAGCCCAGAGTGCCACAGGGACTAGCACGATGCTTTAATAGCTTCCTTCAGGATTTATGAG
This genomic interval from Thunnus thynnus chromosome 14, fThuThy2.1, whole genome shotgun sequence contains the following:
- the klc1b gene encoding kinesin light chain 1b isoform X1 gives rise to the protein MSTMVYPREEKLEKLSQEEIISNTKLVIQGLEALKNEHNSILHSLLETIKCLKKDEEANLVHEKSNLLRKSVEMIELGLGEAQVMMALSNHLNAVESEKQKLRAQVRRLCQENQWLRDELANTQQKLQKSEQNVAQLEEEKKHLEFMNQLKKYDEDVSPTQEEKDRETPKDSLDDLFPNDEEEHGQGMQHQHNSAAVAAAQQGGYEIPARLRTLHNLVIQYASQGRYEVAVPLCKQALEDLEKTSGHDHPDVATMLNILALVYRDQNKYKEAAHLLNDALSIREKTLGKDHPAVAATLNNLAVLYGKRGKYKEAEPLCKRALEIREKVLGKDHPDVAKQLNNLALLCQNQGKYEEVEYYYCRALEIYECRLGPDDPNVAKTKNNLASCFLKQGKYKEAEILYKEILTRAHEKEFGSVDAENKPIWMHAEEREEMSKGKHRDNTPYGEYGGWYKACKVNSPTVNTTLRNLGALYRRQGKLEAAETLEECAVRSRKQGIDPIHQTRVVEILKDGEGDRRRSRDSLTSVKYESGSETGEEVSMGVEWNGDGSGALQRAGSLGKLRDVLRRSSEMLVKKLQGNGPPEPRNTNMKRAASLNYLNRTSDESFQTRGSGNFRESRGLSSSTVDLYTGN
- the klc1b gene encoding kinesin light chain 1b isoform X2; protein product: MSTMVYPREEKLEKLSQEEIISNTKLVIQGLEALKNEHNSILHSLLETIKCLKKDEEANLVHEKSNLLRKSVEMIELGLGEAQVMMALSNHLNAVESEKQKLRAQVRRLCQENQWLRDELANTQQKLQKSEQNVAQLEEEKKHLEFMNQLKKYDEDVSPTEEKDRETPKDSLDDLFPNDEEEHGQGMQHQHNSAAVAAAQQGGYEIPARLRTLHNLVIQYASQGRYEVAVPLCKQALEDLEKTSGHDHPDVATMLNILALVYRDQNKYKEAAHLLNDALSIREKTLGKDHPAVAATLNNLAVLYGKRGKYKEAEPLCKRALEIREKVLGKDHPDVAKQLNNLALLCQNQGKYEEVEYYYCRALEIYECRLGPDDPNVAKTKNNLASCFLKQGKYKEAEILYKEILTRAHEKEFGSVDAENKPIWMHAEEREEMSKGKHRDNTPYGEYGGWYKACKVNSPTVNTTLRNLGALYRRQGKLEAAETLEECAVRSRKQGIDPIHQTRVVEILKDGEGDRRRSRDSLTSVKYESGSETGEEVSMGVEWNGDGSGALQRAGSLGKLRDVLRRSSEMLVKKLQGNGPPEPRNTNMKRAASLNYLNRTSDESFQTRGSGNFRESRGLSSSTVDLYTGN